From the genome of Aquiluna borgnonia:
CTACTCAATCGGCTTCATGGCTATCGTGGCGCCGCTGGGACTTGTGACAAACGCCTGGGGTCTGCTGGCGATACCGGCCGCAACCCTGATTGCATTTGGATTCGCTTCCCTGGGGATGGCAATCACCTCATACATGCGTAACTTCCAGCAAATGAACTGGGTCAACTTTGTTTTGCTGCCGATGTTTTTATTTTCCGGAACTTTCTTTCCGGTAAGCGTTTATCCCGAGTGGATTCAGGTCATCGTAAAAGCTCTGCCGCTCTGGCAGGGCGTGGATTTGGTGCGATCACTGATGCTGGGCATTGTGGACCTGAGCGTGCTGTGGCACATTCTCTACTTCATGGTGATGATTGGGTTGGGGCTAGCCTTCACCACTCACCGGCTGCGCGCACTGTTTATGCGCTGATTACCAGAACACTGCCAAAACGACGTTCACGATGGTCAACAGACCGATGATGCCGAACACCCTTGGAGCTACGGCGTCTTTTTTCTTGAAACGCAAAACCAAAACCAGAATGACCGTCAGCACGATCGACTTGACTGCAACCTTGATGTTGTCTAGTTCGCCTGCCCACTCCATGGCCGCCATCCACTCTCTCACTCCGACCAGGAGCAATCCGGTGATGAGCATCGTCCAGGCACCGTGAACCATGGCTGGCACGATCTTGGCGGTTCCCTTGCCCATGGCCTTCATTTGAGTCAAAAAGCCACCGAGTAGCGAAGCTAGACCTATGAAGTGAAGAACCACCAGGGAGTTTCTAAGAATTTCTGCTGTGAGTTGCATTGCGCCTCCTATGCCTGAAGCCTATCGGCCAGAAAACCAGGAAGCTGGGATTGAGCTGAGCGCTAGATTTTGGGCAGGACCATGGACAGGGCGGCTTGTACAGCTTCCTTACCCTTGTCCTCTTTGGAGCCACTGAGCCCGGCCCTGGCAAGCGCTTCAGCCTCGTTGTTAACCGTCAGCAGCCCAAATCCGATTGGGACTGAGGTGTCGAGTTGAACTCTGGTTAGGCCGTCCGTCGCAGCTGAGCAAACGTAGTCGAAGTGAGGGGTTTCACCCTGAATCACAACGCCCAGGGCAATCACAGCATCCGCAGAAGCTGCGGCTCGCTGGGCAGCAAGTGGAAGCTCAAATGCTCCTGGGACGCGAAGCAGCGAAAAGTCTTGGCAACCACTTGCTTCAAGCTCTCGCAATGCTCCCGCGATGAGGCCATCCATGATTTGGGTGTGCCAACTCGTGGCAATTACAACAACTTTTTTACCCTTGCCGTCGGAGCGCAGCTCCGGGGCTCCTAAACCACTCACCCCTACAGGTTAGCGGGAATCTGGTGTCCCATGCGCTCGCGCTTTGCCTGCAGGTAGCCCAGGTTCTCCTTGGCTAGGCCTACGACCAGCGGAACGGTTTCGGTGACTGGGATACCAGCATCGATTAGGTACTTGCTCTTGGCAGGGTTGTTGGTCATCAGTCGAACGCTGGTGATCCCCAGGTCCTTCAGGATCGCAACGGCTGCACCGTACTCGCGGGCCTCAGAGGGCAGACCCAGTGCCAAGTTGGCATCTACGGTGTCGTAACCCTTTTCCTGTAGCGCGTAAGCCTTGAGCTTGTTCAAAAGTCCAATTCCGCGACCCTCTTGGCCACGAAGATAAATAACCACGCCGCCGGCTGGGTTCTTGGCAACCTCGTCCATCGCAGCCTCTAGCTGTGGACCACATTCGCACTTCAGCGAACCGAAGGCTTCTCCGGTTATGCACTCGGAGTGCAGGCGGACCATTACCTCGGCACCGGTTGGGTTGCCAGAGATTAGAGCCACGTGGTCTGCAGTGGTCTCTACGTCGTAGTATCCGCGAAGGCGGAAGTCTCCGTGAGTGGTCGGGACGTTTGCCTCGGCCTCAAACCTGATTCTGTTTGCCGGGGCAGGGGTTTGTCCCTGTCGCTTGCCCAGATGATCTTTTAAGTGCGCGATGGTAGTCATAGGTAGTTCAAACCTCTTAGCGGTTGCTAATAATTCCCCAAACCGCATCATTGTTCCATCGTCGTTCACCATCTCGGCCATCATGGCGACCGGCTGAAGGCCGGCAAGCTTCATCAGGTCAACCGCAGCTTCGGTGTGACCGGGGCGCTCGAGCACCCCGCCATCCCTTGCCCGAAGCGGAACTACGTGCCCTGGGCGAAGCAGAGACTTGGGTTCGGAAGCTGGATCAGCTAGCACTCGGGCGGTCAAAGCGCGCTCCGATGCACTAATTCCAGTGGACTCTCTATTCGCTGCGTCAACCGTGACCGTGTAGGCAGTTTGGTGCGGATCGGTGCTGTTTACCCACATCAGAGGTAGATCGAGAGCGTTTGCCCGCTCATTGCTCATTGGGGCGCAAATGTAGCCGGAGGTGTAGCGAATCATCCAGGCCAGCCACTCGGTAGTGGCAAACTCAGCTGCGATGATGGCATCGCCCTCGTTCTCGCGATCTTCGGCATCCGAAACCAGCACCGGTTTACCGGCGCGGAGGGCTGCTAAGACCTCTTCAATGGTGGAAAGTTCGCTCATTTAGCCTGCATAAGCCTTTCGATGTGCTTGGCAAGGACATCTGCCTCGACGTTTACCTTGTCGCCGGGCTTCTTGTAGCCGAGGGTGGTGACCTCGAGGGTCTCTGGGATCAGCGACAGGGCGATGTGGTCCTCGCCCACCTCGTTGACTGTCAGCGAGATGCCATCGATGGTGATTGAGCCCTTCATCACCACGTATTTCATGAGGTCCTGCGGAATGCTGACCTTGACCCAGTCCCAGTTATCACTCTTCTCGCGAGAGAGAAATTCGCCGACACCGTCAACATGTCCCTGGACAATGTGACCTCCAAAGCGGGTGTCGTGATTCATGGCCCGCTCGAGGTTAATGACATCACCCACCTGCACTTCGCTCAGGCTGGAACGCCTCAGGGTTTCCAGCATCACGTCTGCGGTGAAGGAGGTGCCATCAATTTCAATGGCGGTGAGGCAGGTCCCAGAGCAGCTGATGGAATCGCCCCGCTTTAGGTCCGATAGCACCTTTGAGCAGGAGATGGTGAGCCTGATGGCGTCCTGCTGCTGCTCGATGCCGCTTACTTTTCCAAGTTCTTCGATGATTCCGGTGAACATTACTTTCTCCTTGCTCTAATGAATAAATCTGTGCCCAGCTGGGCGGTCTCTAAAATCTCCAGGCGGTGACCCTGGGAAATGTTTTCCACTCCGATGTCGGTCAGTGAAGTGCGCGGCCCACCAAGAAGCACCGGTGCCAGATAGATCTGGTACTCATCCACCAGACCAGCTTCCTCGAAGGCACTTGCCAGGTTGGGACCACCCTCTACCAGCAGATGCTTCACTCCGCGTGCCCAAAGCTCGGAAAGTGCTGCCTGCAAATCCCTAGTTCTCAGTTGAACAGAGTCCCCACCC
Proteins encoded in this window:
- the ribH gene encoding 6,7-dimethyl-8-ribityllumazine synthase, with product MSGLGAPELRSDGKGKKVVVIATSWHTQIMDGLIAGALRELEASGCQDFSLLRVPGAFELPLAAQRAAASADAVIALGVVIQGETPHFDYVCSAATDGLTRVQLDTSVPIGFGLLTVNNEAEALARAGLSGSKEDKGKEAVQAALSMVLPKI
- the ribB gene encoding 3,4-dihydroxy-2-butanone-4-phosphate synthase yields the protein MSELSTIEEVLAALRAGKPVLVSDAEDRENEGDAIIAAEFATTEWLAWMIRYTSGYICAPMSNERANALDLPLMWVNSTDPHQTAYTVTVDAANRESTGISASERALTARVLADPASEPKSLLRPGHVVPLRARDGGVLERPGHTEAAVDLMKLAGLQPVAMMAEMVNDDGTMMRFGELLATAKRFELPMTTIAHLKDHLGKRQGQTPAPANRIRFEAEANVPTTHGDFRLRGYYDVETTADHVALISGNPTGAEVMVRLHSECITGEAFGSLKCECGPQLEAAMDEVAKNPAGGVVIYLRGQEGRGIGLLNKLKAYALQEKGYDTVDANLALGLPSEAREYGAAVAILKDLGITSVRLMTNNPAKSKYLIDAGIPVTETVPLVVGLAKENLGYLQAKRERMGHQIPANL
- a CDS encoding riboflavin synthase, with amino-acid sequence MFTGIIEELGKVSGIEQQQDAIRLTISCSKVLSDLKRGDSISCSGTCLTAIEIDGTSFTADVMLETLRRSSLSEVQVGDVINLERAMNHDTRFGGHIVQGHVDGVGEFLSREKSDNWDWVKVSIPQDLMKYVVMKGSITIDGISLTVNEVGEDHIALSLIPETLEVTTLGYKKPGDKVNVEADVLAKHIERLMQAK